From bacterium, the proteins below share one genomic window:
- the thiI gene encoding tRNA 4-thiouridine(8) synthase ThiI, producing the protein MKQVFLIHFSELSLKGKNRAFFERILAQNIKSKIKGELKKEFGRFVFKTKDLDAKEKLAKIPGISDFASAEIVEKDWKEIEKKAKELASCLNSPFKVVAKRSDKTFKYNSLEIEKRLASLIKESFPHLHPSFRAFNSILYVIIGQSCAFLFVKKQKGIGGLPVGSSGKAFSFLSGGIDSPVASFLAMKRGIKIEFLHFFNETEQKEGVKTKIKTLGQKLSEYQTQTTLWLVPFGKIQQRIIAFCPDKLRMIVYRRAMFKIANLLGSQRNIKAYVTGDSVGQVASQTLPNIKVIWASAQLPVLAPLVGFNKEETIDWAKKIGTYEASILPYQDCCRFMIAEHPETQAELDKIEKIEKALKAEEWGELFKEALKTKEKISFL; encoded by the coding sequence ATGAAGCAGGTATTTTTAATTCATTTTTCTGAACTTTCTCTTAAAGGAAAAAATAGAGCTTTTTTTGAGCGAATTTTAGCCCAAAACATAAAATCTAAAATTAAAGGTGAGCTCAAAAAGGAGTTTGGTCGGTTTGTTTTTAAAACCAAGGATTTAGATGCTAAAGAAAAACTAGCTAAAATACCCGGTATTTCAGATTTTGCGTCCGCGGAGATCGTAGAAAAAGATTGGAAAGAGATTGAAAAAAAAGCTAAAGAGTTAGCCTCTTGCTTAAATAGCCCTTTTAAAGTAGTGGCTAAGCGTTCAGACAAAACTTTTAAATATAACTCTCTTGAAATTGAAAAAAGGTTGGCATCCTTAATAAAAGAGAGTTTCCCTCATTTGCATCCCTCATTCCGTGCCTTTAACTCTATTCTTTATGTAATTATTGGCCAATCTTGCGCTTTTTTATTTGTTAAAAAACAAAAAGGTATTGGCGGCCTTCCGGTTGGTTCTTCAGGCAAAGCTTTTTCTTTTCTCTCCGGAGGGATTGATTCTCCAGTAGCTAGTTTTTTGGCAATGAAGCGAGGGATAAAAATAGAGTTTTTACACTTTTTTAATGAAACAGAGCAAAAAGAAGGGGTAAAGACTAAAATTAAAACTTTGGGGCAAAAGTTATCTGAATACCAGACGCAAACAACTCTTTGGCTTGTGCCGTTTGGAAAAATCCAGCAAAGAATTATTGCTTTTTGTCCAGACAAGCTAAGAATGATAGTTTATCGTCGGGCAATGTTTAAAATTGCCAATCTTTTAGGTTCACAGCGCAATATTAAAGCCTATGTCACTGGGGATAGTGTGGGGCAAGTAGCTTCTCAGACTTTGCCTAATATTAAGGTTATTTGGGCTTCAGCCCAACTTCCGGTTTTAGCTCCTTTGGTTGGCTTTAATAAAGAAGAGACCATTGATTGGGCTAAAAAAATAGGGACATATGAGGCTTCAATTTTGCCGTATCAAGATTGTTGCCGTTTTATGATTGCTGAGCATCCAGAGACTCAGGCAGAGTTAGATAAGATTGAAAAAATAGAAAAAGCCTTAAAGGCTGAGGAATGGGGGGAGTTATTTAAAGAGGCGCTTAAAACCAAGGAGAAAATTAGTTTTCTGTGA